A genomic stretch from Sulfurimonas sediminis includes:
- the gatA gene encoding Asp-tRNA(Asn)/Glu-tRNA(Gln) amidotransferase subunit GatA — MITLKEALAMSKDELNKFKDELQTKIEANKDLNAYIDVNTFGEGVPVAIKDNIQVKGWSVTSASKILQGYIAPYNATVIEKLLAAGLSPFGRTNMDEFAMGSTTETSCYGKTLNPVNPEHVPGGSSGGSAAAVGAGLAIAALGSDTGGSIRQPAAYCGIVGMKPTYGRVSRYGLGAYASSLDQIGPMTQNVEDAAILYDIISGSDAKDSTNAMRDDKVSDNLNPERKLTIAVLPKYIENASDDMKEAYNKAIAALKAQGHTIVEKEMMDAKYDISAYYVTATAEATTNLGRYDGIRYGNRVEGANLEETYYKTRSEGFGDEVKRRILLGNFVLSSGYYEAYYVKAQKTRHLIKEEYAKIFKDVDLILSPVAPNVAPKFGELANPMEMYLSDIYTISVNLAGLPALSLPIIKNKDGMPVGLQLIANAYDEQTLFDGSLSLEKEIAYK; from the coding sequence GTGATTACATTAAAAGAAGCGCTTGCAATGAGCAAAGATGAACTTAATAAATTTAAAGATGAATTACAAACAAAGATAGAAGCAAACAAAGATTTAAATGCTTATATAGATGTCAATACTTTTGGTGAGGGCGTGCCTGTTGCCATAAAAGACAATATTCAAGTCAAAGGGTGGTCTGTTACTTCTGCTTCAAAAATTCTGCAAGGCTACATTGCGCCTTACAATGCCACTGTCATAGAAAAACTTTTAGCTGCCGGGCTCTCTCCTTTTGGTCGCACAAACATGGATGAATTTGCCATGGGTTCGACAACAGAGACAAGCTGCTACGGCAAAACACTCAACCCTGTCAATCCTGAGCATGTTCCCGGTGGAAGTTCGGGAGGAAGTGCCGCTGCAGTTGGAGCGGGTTTGGCTATAGCTGCACTTGGCAGTGATACAGGCGGAAGTATCCGCCAACCGGCAGCCTATTGCGGCATCGTAGGGATGAAACCGACCTACGGAAGAGTCAGCCGTTACGGTTTGGGAGCTTATGCCTCAAGTCTGGATCAGATAGGACCGATGACACAAAATGTAGAAGATGCTGCTATTTTGTATGACATTATCAGCGGGAGTGATGCCAAAGATTCCACAAATGCCATGAGAGATGACAAAGTCAGTGACAATCTCAATCCTGAAAGAAAGCTCACTATTGCCGTTTTGCCAAAGTATATAGAAAATGCGAGTGATGATATGAAAGAGGCCTACAACAAAGCAATTGCAGCACTCAAAGCACAGGGGCACACCATCGTTGAAAAAGAGATGATGGATGCCAAATATGACATTTCTGCATACTATGTGACGGCTACAGCAGAAGCAACAACCAACCTTGGACGATATGACGGCATACGTTATGGCAACCGAGTTGAAGGTGCAAACTTAGAAGAAACCTACTACAAAACAAGAAGCGAAGGTTTTGGGGATGAAGTCAAACGCCGTATCCTCCTTGGAAATTTTGTACTCTCAAGCGGCTACTATGAAGCCTACTATGTAAAAGCACAAAAAACACGCCATTTGATAAAAGAGGAGTATGCAAAAATCTTTAAGGATGTTGACCTGATTCTCTCTCCGGTTGCTCCGAATGTTGCTCCAAAATTCGGAGAACTTGCAAATCCGATGGAGATGTATCTGAGTGATATCTATACAATCAGTGTCAACCTTGCAGGTCTGCCTGCTCTGTCTTTGCCTATTATAAAAAATAAAGATGGCATGCCTGTCGGACTGCAGCTTATAGCCAATGCCTATGATGAGCAGACACTCTTTGACGGTTCACTGAGTCTTGAAAAAGAGATTGCCTATAAATAA